Proteins from one Nakamurella multipartita DSM 44233 genomic window:
- a CDS encoding putative bifunctional diguanylate cyclase/phosphodiesterase: protein MPSKQSLEELVTQAATDLMGVTAVSLRGATQNLLRELVDYFGVDTSFLRRNDHQIHASLLVAEWPPRIDVPDPDPLALVYFEGADPTFAASETLSHVTITRPGELFGAEVDDSDYQELVRRASGVQIGVSLAVVPMLGTHDTMGVLGFVKYGDREWTDAEINALRAVAGLLAQLQARVDAEERLRHQAFHDELTDLANRRFLVEEITQRLEPGTGDPVGLIFMDVDRLKALNSFFGHAAGDQYLQILAGRLRERISARHMVARLGGDEFVVIMGGPTDEATARALAEKLRQVANQPILVGGEEVSRAVSIGVALGQPGQTSASELMNQADQAMLEAKSRGGNEIGVFSAQMRRANEIRTDIELHIGTAIRHGALVLHYQPEVDLRDGRILGVEALVRWPNPTLGLLQPGAFIDVVEATNLAGELGRWVLGQACRQLREWQLHYPERRLGMSVNVSPAQLITLDFVATVAKTLADHELDGQWLTLEITEQALVRDTDQALATLRGLQRIGVKIAIDDFGTGYSSFAQLKSLPADVLKIDRGFVRDLGTDFDDLAIVQSIIGLARSLGLDLVAEGVETEIAASTLVDLGCTRAQGFLFAGPRPPAEIEQMIQTGVCPPMVDLDSGDTVETAALRVLRPAAGFDGPAAPTTAARRFHPPGGG, encoded by the coding sequence ATGCCATCCAAGCAGAGCCTCGAGGAATTGGTCACGCAGGCGGCCACCGACCTCATGGGTGTCACTGCGGTGTCCTTGCGCGGCGCGACCCAGAATCTGCTGCGGGAACTGGTCGACTACTTCGGCGTCGACACCAGCTTCCTGCGTCGCAACGACCACCAGATCCACGCCAGCCTGCTGGTCGCCGAGTGGCCGCCCCGCATCGACGTCCCCGACCCCGATCCGCTCGCCCTGGTCTACTTCGAGGGGGCCGATCCCACGTTCGCGGCCTCGGAAACCCTCTCGCACGTGACGATCACCCGACCCGGCGAACTGTTCGGCGCCGAGGTCGACGATTCCGACTACCAGGAGCTGGTCCGCCGCGCGTCCGGCGTGCAGATCGGCGTCTCCCTGGCCGTCGTGCCCATGCTGGGCACTCACGACACCATGGGCGTCCTGGGCTTCGTCAAGTACGGCGACCGGGAATGGACCGACGCCGAGATCAATGCGCTGCGGGCCGTCGCCGGACTGCTGGCCCAGCTGCAGGCCCGGGTGGACGCCGAGGAACGCCTGCGTCACCAGGCCTTCCACGACGAGCTGACCGACCTGGCCAACCGCCGGTTCCTGGTCGAGGAGATCACCCAGCGGCTAGAGCCCGGCACCGGCGATCCGGTCGGGCTGATCTTCATGGATGTCGATCGGCTCAAGGCGCTGAACAGCTTCTTCGGACACGCGGCCGGCGATCAATACCTGCAGATCCTGGCCGGCCGGCTGCGCGAGCGGATCAGCGCCCGGCACATGGTGGCGCGGCTCGGCGGCGACGAGTTCGTGGTGATCATGGGCGGGCCCACCGACGAGGCGACCGCCCGGGCCCTGGCCGAGAAGCTGCGTCAGGTGGCCAACCAGCCCATCCTGGTCGGCGGCGAGGAGGTCAGCCGGGCCGTGAGCATCGGCGTCGCCCTCGGCCAGCCTGGCCAGACGTCGGCCTCCGAGCTGATGAACCAGGCCGACCAGGCGATGCTGGAGGCCAAGAGCCGCGGCGGCAACGAGATCGGCGTCTTCTCGGCCCAGATGCGCCGGGCCAACGAGATCCGCACCGACATCGAGCTGCACATCGGCACCGCGATCCGGCACGGCGCGCTGGTCCTGCACTACCAGCCCGAGGTCGACCTGCGGGACGGCCGGATCCTGGGCGTGGAGGCGTTGGTCCGCTGGCCCAACCCCACGCTGGGACTGCTGCAGCCGGGCGCGTTCATCGACGTCGTGGAGGCCACCAACCTGGCCGGTGAGCTGGGCCGGTGGGTGCTCGGGCAGGCCTGCCGGCAGCTGCGCGAGTGGCAGTTGCACTATCCCGAGCGGCGGCTGGGCATGAGCGTGAACGTCTCGCCCGCTCAGCTGATCACCTTGGATTTCGTCGCCACGGTCGCCAAGACCCTGGCCGACCACGAACTCGACGGTCAGTGGCTGACCCTGGAGATCACCGAGCAGGCGCTGGTCCGGGACACCGACCAGGCGCTGGCCACCCTGCGCGGCCTGCAGCGGATCGGCGTGAAGATCGCCATCGACGACTTCGGCACCGGTTACAGCTCCTTCGCCCAGCTCAAGTCGCTGCCGGCGGACGTCCTGAAGATCGATCGCGGCTTCGTCCGGGATCTGGGCACCGACTTCGACGACCTGGCGATCGTGCAGTCGATCATCGGTCTGGCCCGCTCCCTGGGCCTGGACCTGGTCGCCGAAGGTGTGGAGACCGAGATCGCCGCATCCACCCTGGTCGACCTGGGCTGTACGCGGGCCCAGGGCTTCCTGTTCGCCGGTCCGCGCCCGCCCGCGGAGATCGAGCAGATGATCCAGACCGGCGTGTGCCCGCCGATGGTCGATCTGGACAGTGGAGACACCGTGGAGACCGCGGCCCTGCGGGTGCTGCGGCCGGCGGCCGGGTTCGACGGCCCGGCGGCGCCGACCACCGCCGCCCGCCGCTTCCACCCGCCAGGCGGCGGCTGA
- a CDS encoding Rv1355c family protein gives MPIPESPAFSAVIFDRRDPAQSQEIDRLIASGITLRDAVVPTDDLRRLRPALTDDELDEPPRWAYFAWQHSIVRILGPGLYRRVRLDRNRIKITGDEQERLSSRRIGIAGLSSGYSIALALVLEGLCGHLRLADFDTLELSNLNRVPLGLFEVGVNKAVAAARRISELDPYLSLEVLTDGVTATNADEFIDGLDMLLEQCDSFDMKVVLRDSARRQRVPVVMQTNDRGLLDVERFDLEPDRPLFHGLVDVDALTDVAELTPEQKTPLLLKIIDARQMSDRGAASLIELGRTVGQWPQLGSETLFGAAMVAAVARRIGLGRPLPSGRLRTDPDDLLALLAEPTPDPVPPGPAAPAELRPDADPLTTILHAASRAPSGGNTQPWRFRAGAARLIIEPAPTPSRMDVAGRGSLVAAGAAAFNARVAAAARGTLGPWHIHADQSPVNVEIDLTEGGFDPDLAALYQPMVARTANRSPGRRRELAAPVVAALTAAAAAEGAVLRLISDLPRLRALGEVLGEADRIRFLSGGLRQDMLDELSRPGLDRPDIGIDVRTLGLGAATSLLDLVARPPVMQTLRSLSGGSMFRDMTAARVTSASAVGVVVIDGDRVEDYVRGGAAMERVWIAATTAGLGVVPLSPAFLYARTPADLATLAPDSTGELADLQGRMNEIVGIAESQAPVLIMRFVHDPQEAPRSLRRPLSEVVISSENTVGTN, from the coding sequence ATGCCCATCCCCGAATCGCCGGCATTCTCGGCCGTCATTTTCGATCGCCGGGATCCGGCGCAATCGCAGGAGATCGACCGGCTCATCGCCTCCGGCATCACCCTGCGTGACGCGGTGGTCCCGACCGATGATCTTCGCCGGCTCCGGCCTGCGCTCACCGACGACGAGCTCGACGAGCCGCCGCGGTGGGCCTACTTTGCCTGGCAACACTCGATCGTGCGGATCCTCGGACCCGGGCTGTACCGGCGAGTTCGGTTGGACCGCAACCGGATCAAGATCACCGGTGACGAGCAGGAGCGGTTGTCCTCGCGGCGCATCGGGATCGCCGGGCTGAGTTCGGGCTATTCGATCGCGCTGGCGCTGGTCCTCGAGGGATTGTGTGGCCACTTGCGGTTGGCCGACTTCGACACCCTCGAGCTGTCCAATCTCAATCGCGTCCCGCTCGGGCTTTTCGAAGTGGGCGTGAACAAGGCCGTGGCCGCCGCCCGCCGGATTTCCGAACTCGATCCGTACCTGTCCCTGGAAGTGCTGACCGACGGTGTCACGGCCACCAACGCCGATGAATTCATCGACGGACTCGATATGCTCCTGGAGCAGTGTGATTCATTTGACATGAAAGTCGTGCTACGGGACTCGGCGCGCCGACAACGGGTCCCGGTCGTGATGCAGACCAACGATCGCGGACTGCTCGATGTCGAGCGTTTCGATCTCGAGCCGGACCGCCCGCTCTTTCACGGACTGGTCGACGTGGATGCGCTGACCGACGTGGCCGAGTTGACCCCCGAGCAGAAGACACCGTTGCTGCTCAAGATCATCGATGCCCGGCAGATGTCCGATCGCGGCGCGGCCTCGCTCATCGAGCTCGGACGGACCGTCGGGCAATGGCCGCAGCTGGGCAGCGAGACCCTGTTCGGCGCAGCGATGGTGGCCGCGGTGGCCCGCCGGATCGGCCTGGGCCGGCCGCTCCCGTCCGGCCGGCTGCGCACCGACCCCGATGATCTGCTGGCGCTGCTGGCCGAACCCACGCCCGATCCGGTGCCGCCCGGTCCGGCCGCGCCGGCGGAGCTTCGGCCCGATGCCGATCCGCTGACCACGATCCTGCATGCGGCGAGCCGGGCCCCGTCCGGCGGCAACACCCAGCCCTGGCGATTCCGGGCCGGCGCGGCGCGCCTGATCATCGAGCCGGCCCCGACCCCCAGCCGGATGGACGTTGCCGGCCGCGGCAGCCTGGTCGCGGCCGGCGCCGCCGCCTTCAACGCCCGGGTCGCGGCGGCCGCGCGAGGCACCCTGGGACCGTGGCACATTCACGCCGACCAGTCGCCCGTCAACGTCGAGATCGATTTGACTGAAGGCGGTTTCGATCCCGACCTGGCGGCGCTGTACCAGCCCATGGTGGCCCGGACGGCGAATCGCAGCCCGGGCCGGCGGCGCGAGCTGGCGGCCCCGGTGGTCGCCGCGCTCACGGCTGCGGCCGCCGCCGAGGGCGCCGTCCTGCGGTTGATCAGTGATCTGCCGCGCCTACGCGCGCTCGGCGAGGTACTCGGCGAGGCCGACCGGATCCGTTTCCTCAGCGGCGGTCTGCGGCAGGACATGCTCGACGAGCTCAGCCGGCCCGGACTCGACCGCCCCGACATCGGTATCGACGTCCGGACCCTGGGCCTGGGCGCGGCGACCAGCCTGCTCGACCTGGTCGCCCGCCCGCCGGTGATGCAGACCCTGCGCAGCCTGTCCGGTGGGTCGATGTTCCGTGACATGACCGCTGCCCGAGTGACCTCGGCCTCGGCCGTCGGCGTGGTCGTCATCGACGGCGATCGGGTCGAGGACTACGTGCGCGGGGGCGCGGCGATGGAGCGCGTCTGGATCGCCGCGACCACCGCGGGTCTGGGCGTGGTGCCGCTGAGCCCGGCCTTCCTGTACGCCCGCACCCCCGCTGACCTGGCCACCCTGGCGCCGGATTCAACCGGCGAGTTGGCGGATTTGCAGGGCAGAATGAACGAGATCGTCGGCATTGCGGAAAGCCAGGCTCCCGTGCTGATCATGCGCTTCGTGCACGATCCGCAGGAAGCGCCGCGGAGCCTACGTCGACCCCTGTCGGAAGTCGTGATTTCATCGGAGAATACTGTCGGGACCAACTGA
- a CDS encoding L-lactate dehydrogenase, with translation MTDISLRRNKVAIVGAGSVGATLAYASLIRGVAHDVVLYDMAKAKVEAEVLDLRHGLQFCPPADVDGSDDVAICANADVIAITAGAKQKPGQTRLELAGINVDICRKLIPALLDVAPDAVIVMVTNPVDVLTYAALKFSGLPKNRVLGSGTVLDSARLRQVIARKLNVASQSVHAFIAGEHGDSEFPLWSSASIGTVPVLDFAAPDGTTLDEEQEAQIAHDVVNAAYSIILGKGATNYAVGLAGARVLEAILRDENGVLPVSSLLDGFHGITDVCLSLPSLVNKSGVASMLDVPLSDREVEQLKASAAEVKSVQASLGL, from the coding sequence ATGACGGACATCTCGCTACGCCGGAACAAGGTCGCCATCGTCGGGGCCGGATCGGTGGGAGCCACCCTTGCCTATGCGTCGCTGATCCGCGGCGTCGCCCACGACGTCGTGCTCTACGACATGGCCAAGGCCAAGGTCGAGGCCGAGGTGCTCGACCTGCGGCACGGGCTGCAGTTTTGCCCGCCGGCCGACGTCGACGGCTCCGACGACGTCGCCATCTGCGCGAACGCCGACGTGATCGCCATCACCGCGGGGGCCAAGCAGAAGCCCGGCCAGACCCGGCTCGAGCTGGCCGGCATCAACGTCGACATCTGCCGCAAACTGATCCCCGCCCTGCTGGACGTCGCGCCGGACGCGGTCATCGTGATGGTCACCAACCCGGTCGACGTGCTGACCTACGCCGCGCTGAAGTTCTCCGGCCTGCCCAAGAACCGGGTGCTGGGCAGCGGCACCGTGCTGGACTCGGCCCGGCTGCGCCAGGTCATCGCCCGCAAGCTCAACGTCGCCTCGCAGAGCGTGCATGCCTTCATCGCCGGCGAGCACGGCGACTCGGAGTTCCCGTTGTGGAGCAGCGCGAGCATCGGCACCGTGCCCGTGCTCGACTTCGCCGCCCCCGACGGGACCACCCTGGACGAGGAGCAGGAAGCCCAGATCGCCCACGACGTGGTCAACGCGGCCTACTCGATCATCCTGGGCAAGGGCGCCACCAACTACGCGGTCGGCCTGGCCGGCGCCCGGGTGCTCGAGGCGATCCTGCGCGACGAGAACGGCGTCCTGCCGGTGTCCTCCCTGCTGGACGGGTTCCACGGGATCACCGATGTGTGTTTGTCCCTGCCCTCGCTGGTGAACAAGTCGGGCGTTGCGTCGATGCTCGACGTCCCGCTGTCCGACCGCGAGGTCGAGCAGCTCAAGGCGTCGGCGGCCGAGGTCAAGTCGGTGCAGGCGTCCCTGGGTCTGTGA
- a CDS encoding SAM-dependent methyltransferase, whose translation MALLTPTRRHPTPWPAAGVWPGLFDVPKVPVHAAIARRLAAAAVRTLPMSLEFPDGSRWGAGGPALQLVRPDNFFARLGADGLIGFGEAWMTGDMTTGGWRVSADRQDPAGALDPAAANAATDELAAVLEVLAHRMSVLVPRPLQALRHTWQSRPPRPEENTPTGARENIHRHYDLSNDLFELFLDPSLTYSSAWFEPGDDLDTAQVRKIDAILDLARMRPGMRVLEIGSGWGALAMRAARTRDVHVTTLTLSEAQRELALRRIADAGLSQRIDVLLEDYRVHAAREAGSYDAVVSVEMIEAVGERYWPDYFGAIDRMLAEGGRLSLQAITMAHERLLATRNGYTWVHKYVFPGGALPSMTAIDQVVTEHTRLRIQETRRLGHSYVPTLEQWRHRFNDRLPQVQALGFDETFIRMWNFYLAYSQAGFAADYLDDLQIGFARQ comes from the coding sequence ATGGCTCTGTTGACCCCAACTCGCCGGCACCCCACGCCGTGGCCGGCCGCCGGCGTGTGGCCGGGGCTGTTCGACGTGCCGAAGGTGCCGGTGCATGCGGCGATCGCCCGCCGGCTGGCCGCCGCGGCGGTGCGGACCTTGCCGATGTCGCTGGAGTTCCCGGACGGCAGCCGCTGGGGTGCCGGCGGGCCGGCGTTGCAGCTCGTCCGGCCGGACAACTTCTTCGCCCGGCTGGGCGCGGACGGCCTGATCGGCTTCGGTGAGGCCTGGATGACCGGCGACATGACCACCGGCGGCTGGCGCGTGTCCGCCGATCGCCAGGACCCGGCCGGCGCGCTGGATCCGGCGGCCGCGAACGCGGCGACCGACGAGCTGGCCGCCGTCCTGGAGGTGCTGGCCCACCGCATGTCGGTGCTGGTGCCGCGACCGCTGCAGGCCCTGCGGCACACCTGGCAGAGTCGCCCGCCGCGCCCGGAGGAGAACACCCCGACCGGCGCGCGGGAGAACATCCACCGGCACTACGACCTGTCCAACGACCTGTTCGAGCTGTTCCTGGACCCGAGCCTGACCTACTCTTCGGCCTGGTTCGAACCCGGCGACGACCTGGACACCGCCCAGGTGCGCAAGATCGATGCCATTTTGGACCTGGCCCGGATGCGCCCGGGCATGCGCGTGCTGGAGATCGGATCCGGGTGGGGCGCGCTGGCCATGCGGGCCGCGCGGACCCGGGACGTGCACGTCACCACGCTGACCCTGTCCGAGGCCCAGCGGGAGCTGGCCCTGCGCCGGATCGCCGACGCCGGCCTGTCCCAGCGGATCGACGTGCTGCTGGAGGACTACCGCGTGCACGCGGCCCGCGAGGCCGGCAGCTACGACGCGGTGGTCAGCGTGGAGATGATCGAGGCCGTCGGCGAGCGGTACTGGCCCGACTACTTCGGCGCGATCGACCGGATGCTCGCCGAGGGGGGCCGGCTCAGCCTGCAGGCGATCACCATGGCCCACGAGCGGCTGCTGGCCACCCGCAACGGATACACCTGGGTGCACAAGTACGTGTTCCCGGGCGGGGCGCTGCCGTCGATGACCGCGATCGACCAGGTCGTCACCGAGCACACCCGGCTGCGCATCCAGGAGACCCGCCGGTTGGGCCACTCCTACGTGCCCACCCTGGAGCAGTGGCGGCACCGCTTCAACGACCGGTTGCCGCAGGTCCAGGCCCTCGGCTTCGACGAGACGTTCATCCGGATGTGGAACTTCTACCTGGCCTACTCCCAGGCCGGGTTCGCCGCCGACTACCTGGACGACCTGCAGATCGGCTTCGCCCGCCAGTAG
- a CDS encoding NAD(P)H-dependent glycerol-3-phosphate dehydrogenase, with product MTAVRALRRQPKVAVIGSGSWGTSVASIIARHSPTVIWGRSAEVVDQINTGHTNERYLPGYALTPSLTATTDLARAVEPADILIMAVPSHGFRGALDDLAPFLRPWAPVVSLVKGLEQGSRKRMTEIVDEVLPGHPAGVLAGPNIAREVAAGYAAAAVIAMPDQHLAAQLGELFRTKYFRIYSSSDVTGVEIAGSLKNVFAIAVGMGDGVGSGDNTRAMVITRSLREMTKLGTAVGGQSETMTGLAGMGDLVVTCTSKFSRNRHVGEEIGRGVPVPQILAGMKQVAEGVKTASVVMEMAAEYGVDMPIAREVDAVVNHGSTPERAYRGLLNEAPGHEVHGAGW from the coding sequence ATGACCGCCGTCCGGGCGCTGCGCCGGCAGCCGAAGGTGGCGGTGATCGGCTCCGGCTCCTGGGGCACCAGTGTGGCCTCGATCATCGCCCGGCACTCGCCGACGGTGATCTGGGGCCGGTCGGCCGAGGTGGTCGACCAGATCAACACCGGTCACACCAACGAGCGCTACCTGCCCGGCTACGCGCTCACCCCGTCGCTGACCGCGACCACCGACCTGGCCCGGGCGGTCGAGCCGGCCGACATCTTGATCATGGCGGTGCCCTCGCACGGCTTCCGCGGCGCGCTGGACGACCTGGCCCCGTTCCTGCGCCCCTGGGCGCCGGTGGTCAGCCTGGTCAAGGGCCTGGAGCAGGGCAGCCGCAAGCGGATGACCGAGATCGTCGACGAGGTGCTGCCCGGGCACCCGGCCGGCGTGCTGGCCGGCCCGAACATCGCCCGCGAAGTGGCCGCCGGGTATGCCGCCGCGGCGGTGATCGCGATGCCCGACCAGCACCTGGCCGCGCAACTGGGCGAGCTGTTCCGGACCAAGTACTTCCGCATCTATTCGTCCTCCGACGTGACCGGCGTGGAGATCGCCGGCTCGCTCAAGAACGTGTTCGCGATCGCCGTCGGCATGGGCGACGGCGTCGGCAGCGGCGACAACACCCGCGCGATGGTGATCACCCGGTCGCTGCGGGAGATGACCAAACTGGGCACCGCCGTAGGCGGGCAGAGCGAGACGATGACCGGGCTGGCCGGCATGGGCGATCTGGTCGTCACCTGCACCAGCAAGTTCAGCCGCAACCGGCACGTCGGCGAGGAGATCGGTCGCGGTGTTCCGGTGCCGCAGATCCTGGCCGGGATGAAGCAGGTCGCCGAAGGGGTCAAGACCGCGTCGGTGGTGATGGAGATGGCCGCCGAGTACGGCGTGGACATGCCCATCGCCCGTGAGGTGGACGCCGTGGTCAACCACGGCTCCACCCCCGAGCGGGCCTACCGCGGGCTGCTCAACGAGGCGCCCGGCCACGAGGTGCACGGCGCGGGCTGGTGA
- a CDS encoding extracellular catalytic domain type 1 short-chain-length polyhydroxyalkanoate depolymerase, whose translation MTFFRLGTRRVEGSVGEQGSAPGLIDPPAQRGQAQGQRERRTFTGPDGSRAYSLYVPPALGASAASAAAASAAAAAARAGGPWPLVVMLHGGAQTAADFAVGTDMDCLADHYGFVVAYPEQSTQANPGGYWNWFRPQDQQAGAGEPGILAGIVAEVMAQLPIDPGAVFVAGLSAGGAMAAVMAAAHPELFTAVGVHSEVGYRAAADAGSAFGVMQSGGAPDTHGPVPMIVFHGTRDSTVAAVNAHQVVQAALAGDHTGLQETIDVVPAEDGRRGYTRTVHRDAAGRTMVESWLVEGGGHAWFGGQPAGSYTDPAGPDASVELVRFFLSHRDRHRAGHRGAGS comes from the coding sequence ATGACGTTCTTTCGGCTGGGTACCCGCCGGGTCGAGGGATCGGTCGGCGAGCAGGGCAGTGCTCCAGGTCTGATCGATCCGCCGGCGCAGCGGGGTCAGGCCCAGGGTCAGCGCGAACGCCGCACCTTCACCGGCCCGGACGGGTCCCGCGCCTACAGCCTGTACGTCCCCCCGGCCTTAGGGGCATCAGCGGCATCAGCGGCGGCGGCATCAGCGGCGGCGGCAGCGGCCCGAGCCGGCGGCCCGTGGCCGCTGGTGGTCATGCTGCACGGCGGCGCGCAGACCGCCGCCGATTTCGCGGTCGGCACGGACATGGATTGCCTGGCCGACCACTACGGCTTCGTGGTGGCCTACCCGGAGCAGTCCACGCAGGCGAACCCGGGCGGCTACTGGAACTGGTTCCGGCCGCAGGACCAGCAGGCCGGGGCCGGCGAACCGGGGATCCTGGCCGGCATCGTCGCCGAGGTGATGGCGCAGCTGCCGATCGATCCGGGCGCGGTGTTCGTCGCCGGATTGTCGGCCGGCGGAGCCATGGCGGCCGTGATGGCCGCGGCGCATCCGGAGCTGTTCACCGCGGTCGGCGTGCACTCGGAGGTGGGTTACCGGGCCGCGGCCGATGCCGGGTCCGCGTTCGGCGTGATGCAGAGCGGGGGCGCTCCGGACACCCACGGCCCCGTCCCGATGATCGTGTTCCACGGCACCCGGGACAGCACCGTGGCCGCGGTCAACGCGCACCAGGTGGTGCAGGCCGCGCTGGCCGGCGACCACACCGGGTTGCAGGAGACGATCGACGTCGTCCCCGCCGAGGACGGGCGCCGCGGGTACACCCGGACCGTCCATCGGGATGCCGCCGGTCGCACCATGGTCGAGTCCTGGCTGGTGGAAGGTGGTGGTCACGCCTGGTTCGGTGGCCAACCGGCCGGCAGCTACACCGATCCGGCCGGGCCGGACGCCTCGGTGGAGCTGGTCCGGTTCTTCCTGAGCCACCGAGACCGTCATCGGGCCGGTCACCGCGGGGCCGGTTCCTGA
- a CDS encoding Fpg/Nei family DNA glycosylase: MPELPEVTALAAFLTEHAGGQRITAVSVAALNVLTTYDPPASALVGRTVTGAGRHGKFLDLVTAPGPDASPGTPDALHLILHLARAGWLRWSDAISPRPPKMGGPIALRVALSGGGGFDVTEAGTKKSVTAAVVTDPRAVPGVARLGPDALDLDRAALAQVLATQTGRIKNVLTDQRVIAGVGNAYSDEILHTARLSPFATAAKLSPDELDRLYDALATVLTDAVLRSVGGQAARLKGEKRTGLRVHARTGLPCPVCGDVVAEVSFADRSFQYCPTCQTGGKKLADRRLSRLVK, from the coding sequence ATGCCCGAGCTCCCGGAGGTCACCGCGCTGGCCGCGTTCCTGACCGAGCACGCCGGCGGGCAGCGCATCACCGCGGTGAGCGTGGCCGCACTCAACGTGCTCACCACCTACGACCCGCCCGCGTCCGCCCTGGTCGGCCGGACCGTGACCGGGGCCGGCCGGCACGGCAAGTTCCTGGACCTGGTCACCGCCCCGGGCCCGGACGCGTCGCCGGGGACCCCGGACGCGCTGCACCTGATCCTGCACCTGGCCCGGGCCGGGTGGCTGCGCTGGTCGGACGCCATCTCGCCGCGGCCGCCGAAGATGGGTGGGCCGATCGCCCTGCGGGTCGCCCTCAGCGGCGGCGGCGGGTTCGACGTGACCGAGGCCGGCACCAAGAAGTCGGTGACGGCGGCGGTGGTGACCGACCCGCGAGCGGTCCCCGGGGTGGCCCGGCTCGGCCCGGACGCGCTGGACCTGGACCGCGCGGCGCTCGCGCAGGTGCTGGCCACCCAGACCGGCCGGATCAAGAACGTGCTCACCGACCAGCGGGTGATCGCCGGCGTCGGCAACGCTTACTCGGACGAGATCCTGCACACCGCGCGGCTCTCGCCGTTCGCGACGGCGGCCAAGCTGTCCCCGGACGAGCTCGATCGGCTCTACGACGCGCTGGCCACCGTGCTCACCGACGCCGTGCTGCGCTCGGTCGGCGGTCAGGCCGCCCGGCTCAAGGGGGAAAAGCGCACCGGGCTGCGGGTGCATGCGCGCACCGGCCTGCCCTGCCCGGTCTGCGGGGACGTCGTCGCCGAGGTCTCGTTCGCCGACCGGTCCTTCCAGTACTGCCCGACGTGCCAGACCGGCGGCAAGAAGCTGGCCGACCGCCGGCTGTCCCGGCTGGTCAAGTAA
- a CDS encoding arsenate reductase/protein-tyrosine-phosphatase family protein, translated as MTGFRVLMVCTANHCRSPMAEQMLRDAAARRVGEGVWSVGSAGTHIPGPWPLHPHAATVLAARLPAVQPHTSQPLSAAAITAADLILTASRRHRGEVVKTVPSAIGRTFTIRQFARLCDAVPPLSTGGADVDRADPGDPGRRLVTEAKLARSSLQPVPGEQEDLPDPMGGSLADFELCADRLQDAITRILRPLS; from the coding sequence GTGACCGGGTTCCGGGTGCTCATGGTGTGCACCGCCAACCACTGCCGGTCCCCGATGGCCGAGCAAATGCTCCGGGACGCGGCGGCCCGCCGGGTCGGCGAGGGCGTCTGGTCGGTCGGCTCGGCCGGCACGCACATCCCCGGTCCGTGGCCCCTGCACCCGCACGCGGCGACGGTGCTGGCCGCCCGGCTGCCGGCGGTGCAGCCGCACACCTCGCAGCCGTTGAGCGCGGCCGCGATCACCGCGGCGGATCTGATCCTGACCGCCTCCCGCCGGCACCGCGGCGAGGTGGTCAAGACGGTGCCCTCGGCGATCGGCCGGACCTTCACCATCCGGCAGTTCGCCCGGCTCTGCGACGCGGTGCCGCCGCTGAGCACCGGCGGCGCGGACGTGGATCGGGCCGACCCCGGGGACCCGGGCCGCCGGCTGGTCACCGAGGCCAAGCTGGCCCGCTCGTCCCTGCAGCCGGTGCCCGGCGAGCAGGAGGACCTGCCGGATCCGATGGGCGGTTCGCTGGCCGATTTCGAGCTCTGCGCCGACCGGCTGCAGGACGCGATCACCCGGATCCTGCGGCCGCTGAGCTGA